In Pirellulales bacterium, one DNA window encodes the following:
- a CDS encoding LysR family transcriptional regulator, with protein sequence MDRLEAMEYFIAAVEAGSFSAAGRQLNVPLPTVSRKVADLEAHLNTQLLVRSTRKLALTEAGVSYLAACRRILDDVGEAESQATGAHNVPRGGLSITAPVVFGRLYVVPVLTAFLARFPQINVNLTLSDHTVNLVDENVDLAVRTGMLSDSTLVATKLGEIRRVVCGSPAYFLAHGTPETLDDLANHMCVTYTALASGSTWIFNPGDGRPTRGVRPLCRLKINTAEAAIDAAIAGVGVTNVLSYQVVNPISEGKLSLVLQDFEPEPTPVHIIHARQTLLPLKIRVFIDFAVSYLRKALDNDLAKLR encoded by the coding sequence ATGGATCGTTTGGAAGCAATGGAATATTTTATCGCTGCGGTTGAGGCCGGGAGTTTCTCCGCGGCGGGGCGGCAGCTGAATGTGCCACTTCCCACGGTCAGCCGTAAGGTCGCCGATCTCGAGGCTCATCTCAATACCCAACTCCTGGTTCGCTCCACCCGGAAGCTGGCGTTGACAGAGGCGGGAGTTTCCTACCTCGCAGCCTGTAGACGAATTCTCGATGATGTCGGCGAAGCCGAGTCCCAAGCCACCGGCGCCCATAATGTTCCACGCGGAGGTCTTTCGATCACGGCGCCGGTCGTCTTCGGTCGACTTTATGTGGTACCAGTACTGACCGCGTTCTTAGCGAGATTTCCCCAGATAAATGTCAATTTAACGTTGTCGGATCATACAGTTAACTTGGTCGATGAGAACGTCGATCTGGCTGTACGGACGGGGATGTTGTCTGACAGTACGCTCGTGGCCACCAAGCTTGGTGAAATTCGCCGAGTCGTGTGTGGGAGTCCTGCTTATTTTTTGGCTCACGGAACTCCTGAGACGTTGGACGATCTGGCCAATCATATGTGTGTCACCTACACAGCGCTTGCCTCAGGGTCGACCTGGATTTTCAATCCCGGAGATGGCAGGCCAACCCGAGGTGTCCGTCCTCTGTGCAGATTGAAGATCAATACTGCCGAAGCAGCGATAGACGCCGCCATTGCAGGTGTGGGCGTTACGAACGTCCTCTCATATCAGGTCGTCAACCCAATCTCTGAGGGGAAGCTCTCGCTCGTCCTCCAGGATTTTGAGCCCGAACCAACGCCGGTACATATTATTCACGCGCGACAAACCCTGTTGCCATTGAAAATACGTGTCTTCATCGATTTCGCCGTTTCGTATCTGCGCAAGGCCTTGGACAACGACCTCGCAAAGCTGAGATAA